A genomic window from Lotus japonicus ecotype B-129 chromosome 1, LjGifu_v1.2 includes:
- the LOC130732251 gene encoding lectin-domain containing receptor kinase VI.3-like, which translates to MASTLLCFLLFLPLLDHVSANSFLFEGFNNNSKLTLEGASVIKTSALLRLTDRSTNIVGHAFYKTPFKMLNKTNSSLQPNAYSFSTYFVFSIVSPRSGSGGFGLAFTIAPSTIFPGAEAGHFLGLVNSTSDGDSSNHILAVEFDTVNGYKEDSDTEGNHVGVNVNGMNSKITEPAAYIEAGTDSNVKEDFRMAKVDAVQAWIEYDSKSKTLNVTVAPLPLLRPNKPLISYPIELNTVFKENMYVGFSASTGSKETSFHYILGWSFSVNGDAPLLNNSELPNPPPKEQDPSSFPWVNLAIGTLCVLTFTLLCLLLYQTLCKRYMRFEALEDWEMDCPHRFRYKDLHTATKGFKESQLIGVGGFGAVYKGVLPTTGSEVAVKRIVRGPIHGMREFAAEIESLGRLRHKNLVNLQGWCKKKNDLLLIYDFIPNGSLDSILYNSNCNFVLDWGQRFKILKGITAGLLYLHEEWEQVVIHRDVKTSNILIDGDFNARLGDFGLARIYDHDQISHTTNVVGTIGYIAPELTRTGKSSTESDVYAYGVVLLEVVTGKRPVSSDQFFLVDWVVENYQLGQILEVVDPKLNSVYDLEEVELVLKLGLLCSHNIADYRPTMKQVTRYLNFDDLLPDISDWRRSVSESSSLSLGFLEATSMMSVGTSKNLSSIDIMSTNSIDAGR; encoded by the exons ATGGCTTCAACTCTTCTTTGTTTTCTCCTATTTCTCCCACTTCTAGACCATGTTTCTGCCAATTCTTTTCTCTTTGAAGGATTCAATAACAATAGCAAACTCACCCTTGAAGGAGCCTCTGTTATCAAAACCAGTGCTCTACTTAGACTCACCGACAGATCAACCAACATAGTAGGTCATGCATTCTACAAAACACCATTCAAAATGCTTAACAAAACAAACTCTTCACTCCAACCAAATGCTTATTCCTTCAGCACCTACTTTGTTTTCTCAATTGTGTCCCCAAGATCAGGCTCTGGTGGCTTCGGCCTCGCCTTCACCATAGCACCGTCAACAATTTTTCCGGGCGCCGAGGCCGGCCATTTCCTCGGCCTTGTTAACTCCACCAGTGATGGGGACTCCTCAAACCACATATTAGCAGTTGAGTTTGACACGGTGAATGGCTACAAAGAAGACTCTGACACTGAAGGAAACCATGTTGGTGTCAATGTGAATGGCATGAACTCAAAAATTACTGAGCCAGCTGCATACATTGAAGCTGGGACAGATAGTAATGTGAAGGAAGATTTCAGAATGGCAAAGGTTGATGCTGTCCAAGCTTGGATAGAATATGATAGCAAAAGCAAAACTCTGAATGTAACAGTAGCTCCCCTACCATTACTAAGACCAAACAAGCCACTTATATCTTATCCTATTGAGCTTAACACAGTTTTTAAGGAAAACATGTATGTTGGTTTCTCAGCTTCAACAGGGAGCAAGGAAACAAGCTTTCATTATATATTGGGATGGAGTTTTTCAGTGAATGGAGATGCTCCTTTATTAAATAATTCTGAGCTTCCAAATCCGCCACCAAAGGAGCAAGATCCATCATCTTTTCCTTGGGTCAATCTTGCAATTGGAACCTTGTGTGTTCTGACCTTTACCTTGTTGTGTCTCTTGCTTTATCAAACATTGTGTAAGAGATACATGAGATTTGAGGCTCTTGAGGATTGGGAGATGGATTGTCCTCACAGATTTAGATACAAAGATCTTCACACCGCAACAAAG GGGTTCAAAGAGAGCCAGCTAATTGGAGTTGGAGGCTTTGGTGCTGTGTACAAAGGCGTGTTACCAACAACAGGAAGTGAGGTTGCTGTTAAGAGGATTGTGAGAGGCCCTATCCATGGGATGAGGGAATTTGCAGCTGAGATTGAAAGCTTAGGGAGATTGAGACACAAGAATTTGGTGAATCTTCAAGGGTGGTGCAAGAAAAAGAATGATCTACTTTTAATCTATGATTTCATCCCAAATGGTAGCCTTGATTCTATTTTATATAATTCCAATTGCAATTTTGTTTTGGATTGGGGACAAAGATTCAAAATTCTCAAAGGCATCACTGCAGGGCTATTATACCTGCATGAAGAGTGGGAGCAAGTGGTTATCCATAGAGATGTGAAAACTAGCAACATTCTAATAGATGGAGATTTCAATGCTCGTTTAGGTGACTTTGGACTAGCAAGAATCTATGATCATGATCAAATATCACACACAACCAATGTGGTTGGCACAATTGGGTACATTGCACCGGAGTTAACTCGCACCGGAAAGTCTTCAACAGAATCAGATGTGTATGCTTATGGGGTTGTGCTCCTTGAAGTGGTTACAGGGAAGAGACCTGTTAGCTCAGATCAATTTTTCTTGGTGGATTGGGTTGTTGAAAATTACCAATTGGGTCAGATTCTTGAGGTGGTTGATCCTAAGCTGAATTCAGTTTATGATTTGGAAGAAGTGGAGTTGGTTCTGAAATTGGGTCTCCTCTGCAGTCACAACATAGCAGATTATAGACCTACCATGAAACAAGTTACAAGGTACTTGAACTTTGATGACCTTCTTCCTGATATTAGTGATTGGAGAAGGAGTGTTTCTGAAAGCAGCAGTCTGAGCTTAGGATTCTTAGAAGCCACTTCTATGATGAGTGTGGGAACATCAAAGAATTTGTCCTCCATAGATATCATGAGTACAAACTCCATAGATGCTGGTAGATAG